From a single Micromonospora pallida genomic region:
- a CDS encoding ABC transporter substrate-binding protein has product MALQLWRTPRKGRPATIATALTAVLLAASACGGMSDTPSESAAEAAKNCESTTKVRVVLQWVAQAQFAGYYAAKEKGYYAEECLDVTIQEGGVNIVPQQVLSAGNAEFAVSHVTKTMVTREQGANLVNIGQVFQRGAYLQVAWADSGIKALTDLKGKKVGSWGYGNELVLFAAMKDAGVDPSRDTEIIQQPFDMSLLLRREIDAGQAKTYNEYAQLLETKNPKTGKLYQPSDFSVISLQDAGYTSLEDGLYARGDWLGEQVNQDTAVKFLKASYRGWGYCRDDLAGCVDIVLDNGSALGQGHQTWMLNEINKLIWPATKGVGMMDQAAWDQTIKIAIGGGVLKNVPDKDAFRTDLSQRANDELKADGFDVSGTSYTPQAVTITEGGK; this is encoded by the coding sequence ATGGCCCTGCAACTATGGCGGACCCCGCGAAAGGGTCGCCCCGCCACAATCGCCACCGCCCTCACCGCCGTCCTGCTCGCCGCCTCGGCCTGCGGTGGCATGTCCGACACCCCGAGCGAGTCCGCGGCTGAGGCCGCCAAGAACTGCGAGTCGACCACCAAGGTCCGGGTGGTGCTCCAGTGGGTCGCCCAGGCCCAGTTCGCCGGCTACTACGCGGCCAAGGAGAAGGGTTACTACGCCGAGGAGTGTCTCGACGTCACCATCCAGGAGGGCGGCGTCAACATCGTTCCTCAGCAGGTGCTCTCCGCCGGCAACGCCGAGTTCGCGGTCAGCCACGTCACCAAGACGATGGTGACCCGGGAGCAGGGCGCGAATCTGGTGAACATCGGCCAGGTGTTCCAGCGTGGCGCCTATCTCCAGGTCGCCTGGGCCGACTCCGGCATCAAGGCGTTGACCGACCTGAAGGGTAAGAAGGTCGGGAGTTGGGGTTACGGCAACGAGCTCGTGCTGTTCGCAGCGATGAAGGACGCCGGCGTCGACCCGAGCCGCGACACGGAGATCATCCAGCAACCGTTCGACATGTCGCTGCTGCTCCGTCGGGAGATCGACGCCGGTCAGGCCAAGACCTACAACGAGTACGCCCAACTGCTGGAAACCAAGAACCCGAAGACGGGCAAGCTCTACCAGCCCTCGGACTTCTCGGTGATCAGTCTCCAGGACGCCGGCTACACCAGCCTGGAGGACGGCCTCTACGCCCGTGGTGACTGGCTGGGGGAGCAGGTCAACCAGGACACGGCGGTGAAGTTCCTGAAGGCGTCCTACCGCGGCTGGGGCTACTGTCGCGACGACCTGGCCGGCTGCGTCGACATCGTGCTCGACAACGGCAGTGCGCTGGGGCAGGGGCACCAGACCTGGATGCTCAACGAGATCAACAAGCTGATCTGGCCCGCGACCAAGGGCGTGGGAATGATGGACCAGGCGGCCTGGGACCAGACGATCAAGATCGCGATCGGTGGGGGCGTGCTGAAGAACGTTCCGGACAAGGACGCGTTCCGCACCGATCTGTCGCAGCGCGCGAACGACGAACTCAAGGCCGACGGCTTCGACGTCAGCGGGACCTCCTACACACCGCAGGCTGTGACGATCACGGAAGGCGGGAAGTAG
- a CDS encoding ABC transporter ATP-binding protein, which translates to MTALEDIDLSIKRGEFVSLLGPSGCGKSTLLRVLADLTEPTSGTVSLNGKTPGAARTDRDYGMVFQQAGLFEWRTVQRNVELPLQVAGVDKQTRRAKAHEMLELVRLSDFSRHFPWQLSGGMQQRVAIARALSADPEILFMDEPLGALDEMNRERLQGELLRIWSDTQTTVVFVTHSISEAVFLSSRIVVMSARPGRIAASIDVDLPYPRTAATRTTEAFFAKVTEVRTTLHGVPVEQAAR; encoded by the coding sequence GTGACGGCACTTGAGGACATCGACCTGTCGATCAAGCGGGGCGAGTTCGTGTCCCTGCTCGGCCCGAGCGGCTGCGGCAAGAGCACTCTGCTGCGGGTCCTGGCCGACCTGACCGAGCCGACCAGCGGCACGGTGTCGCTGAACGGCAAGACGCCGGGCGCGGCACGGACGGACCGGGACTACGGCATGGTCTTCCAGCAGGCCGGCCTCTTCGAGTGGCGTACCGTCCAGCGCAACGTCGAGCTGCCGTTGCAGGTGGCCGGGGTGGACAAGCAGACCCGGCGGGCCAAGGCCCACGAGATGCTGGAACTGGTTCGCCTCTCCGACTTCTCCCGGCACTTTCCCTGGCAGCTCTCCGGCGGCATGCAGCAGCGGGTGGCGATCGCCCGCGCGCTGTCGGCGGACCCGGAGATTCTGTTCATGGACGAGCCGCTCGGCGCGCTCGACGAGATGAACCGCGAGCGGTTGCAGGGCGAGCTGCTGCGGATCTGGTCGGACACCCAGACCACCGTCGTGTTCGTCACGCACAGCATCTCCGAGGCGGTGTTCCTGTCGTCGCGGATCGTCGTGATGTCCGCGCGTCCCGGACGGATCGCCGCCAGCATCGACGTCGACCTGCCATACCCGCGCACGGCGGCGACCCGGACCACCGAGGCGTTCTTCGCCAAGGTCACCGAGGTGCGTACGACGCTGCACGGCGTCCCGGTCGAGCAGGCGGCCCGATGA
- a CDS encoding ABC transporter permease, which yields MSTARLARDTSPGAGARSAVGRFLPVVLTALVIIGSWQVLVTVFDVPSFIVPAPADISSAFRAEFGTIMSASVVTVQEVLLGLVLGAVAGVMVALALSRFPGVSAPVLTAAVVINCAPIVALAPIFNNWFGVTNPMSKAGVAAVMVFFPVLVNTTRGLLQVSPLHLEIMQSLAAQPRQVALMLRLPNALPYLFNALKLGSTLAVIGVIVTEYFGGPSNALGVYIAYQAALPRFEFAWAGIAVASALGLLLFGVTSLLERLLMPWHESLHDSDS from the coding sequence ATGAGCACGGCGCGGCTAGCGCGGGACACGTCGCCCGGCGCCGGTGCCCGGTCGGCGGTCGGCCGGTTCCTCCCGGTTGTCCTCACCGCGCTGGTGATCATTGGCTCGTGGCAGGTGCTGGTGACCGTCTTCGACGTTCCGTCGTTCATCGTCCCGGCGCCGGCCGACATCTCGTCGGCGTTCCGGGCCGAGTTCGGCACGATCATGTCGGCGTCGGTGGTCACCGTGCAGGAGGTGCTCCTCGGCTTGGTCCTCGGCGCGGTAGCGGGGGTCATGGTGGCGTTGGCGCTCAGCCGGTTCCCGGGAGTGTCCGCGCCGGTGCTGACCGCGGCCGTCGTCATCAACTGCGCCCCGATCGTGGCCCTCGCGCCGATCTTCAACAACTGGTTCGGGGTCACCAACCCGATGTCGAAGGCCGGCGTGGCCGCGGTGATGGTCTTCTTCCCGGTGCTGGTCAACACCACCAGGGGACTTCTCCAGGTCTCACCCCTGCACCTGGAGATCATGCAATCGCTCGCGGCGCAGCCACGACAGGTGGCGCTCATGCTGCGGTTGCCCAACGCGTTGCCGTACCTGTTCAACGCGCTCAAGCTCGGCAGCACGCTCGCCGTGATCGGCGTGATTGTGACCGAGTACTTCGGGGGACCGAGCAACGCTCTCGGGGTGTACATCGCCTACCAGGCGGCCCTGCCCCGCTTTGAGTTCGCCTGGGCGGGGATCGCCGTGGCCAGCGCGCTCGGTCTGCTGCTGTTCGGTGTCACGTCTCTGTTGGAACGCCTCCTGATGCCCTGGCACGAGTCCCTGCACGACAGCGACTCGTGA
- a CDS encoding sulfotransferase domain-containing protein: protein MDRPTEKQGGPLRQPTVRYQNEVMDSGRWEGFPFREGDIVVSTPAKCGTTWTQTICALLIFQTPELPARLDDLTYWLDMLTRSRDDIFAFYEAQRHRRFIKTHTPFDGLPIHDGVTYVAVGRDPRDVAISWDAHFQNVAQEAFDAMLAAGGSPTQEPADTAPAPAESAYNRFWAWLEDTNVQVGLPSMLHHLSGFWAERERPNVLLLHYDDLKSDLEGQMRFLAGRLGIEVSESRWPDLVRAATFDSMRGRAEALTPVAAMWRDPKRFFNQGVSGQWRDLLDEDDLRRYEDRVAKLAEPDLIDWLHRGPIVPAR from the coding sequence ATGGACAGGCCAACCGAAAAGCAGGGAGGACCGTTGCGCCAACCGACGGTTCGGTACCAGAACGAGGTCATGGACAGCGGACGGTGGGAGGGTTTCCCGTTCCGCGAAGGTGACATCGTAGTTTCGACCCCCGCGAAGTGCGGGACGACGTGGACCCAGACGATCTGCGCCTTGTTGATCTTCCAGACACCGGAGCTGCCGGCACGGCTGGACGACCTCACCTACTGGCTCGACATGTTGACTCGCAGCCGGGACGACATCTTCGCGTTCTACGAGGCGCAGCGGCATCGCCGTTTCATCAAGACTCATACGCCCTTCGACGGGCTGCCCATCCATGATGGGGTGACCTACGTCGCGGTCGGTCGGGATCCCCGGGACGTCGCGATCTCCTGGGACGCCCATTTCCAGAACGTCGCCCAAGAGGCCTTCGACGCGATGCTGGCGGCCGGCGGTAGCCCGACCCAGGAGCCCGCCGATACGGCTCCGGCGCCTGCGGAGTCCGCGTACAACCGGTTCTGGGCCTGGCTGGAGGACACCAATGTGCAGGTGGGCCTGCCGTCGATGCTGCACCACCTGTCGGGGTTCTGGGCTGAGCGGGAGCGGCCCAACGTGCTGCTGCTGCACTACGACGATCTGAAGTCAGATCTTGAAGGCCAGATGAGGTTCCTCGCCGGGCGCCTCGGAATCGAGGTGTCGGAGTCGCGGTGGCCGGATCTGGTGCGGGCGGCGACATTCGACTCGATGCGCGGCCGGGCGGAGGCTCTGACCCCGGTCGCGGCGATGTGGCGCGATCCGAAGCGGTTCTTCAACCAGGGTGTCAGCGGCCAGTGGCGGGACCTGCTCGACGAAGATGACCTGCGACGATACGAGGATCGGGTCGCGAAGCTGGCCGAGCCCGACCTCATCGACTGGTTGCACCGCGGCCCCATCGTCCCCGCCCGCTGA
- a CDS encoding ABC transporter permease, producing the protein MTLRRSGRLSAARKRVLNAVGAVLVVAALAGLWECYKALGRAVDDVVPGTGIAFPVATDDLSMPHVWSILGALVEPARRGDSMALGSYLLGETSVTLREAFYGLVAGSSLGLVLAVVFLHVVPLSKGLMPWLVASQTVPLVAIAPMIVIWGGKAGAPPWVAVTGIAAYLAFFPVTINALRGMKSPPKVQLEFMRSVGAGRWQVLGWLRIPAALPFVFAGLRLAATASVVGAIVGELSAGTGRGIGRAILTFAYYYSNGPEKLYAAVLVAAAAGIVFVQSLALIERVALRHRHTR; encoded by the coding sequence GTGACTCTGCGCCGATCCGGGCGCCTGTCCGCCGCGAGGAAACGCGTGCTCAACGCCGTCGGGGCCGTATTGGTCGTGGCGGCGCTCGCCGGCCTCTGGGAGTGCTACAAGGCGCTGGGGCGCGCCGTCGATGACGTCGTGCCCGGCACCGGAATCGCCTTCCCGGTCGCCACCGACGATCTTTCGATGCCGCACGTCTGGTCGATTCTCGGCGCCCTGGTCGAGCCGGCCCGGCGGGGCGACTCGATGGCGCTGGGCAGCTATCTCCTCGGCGAGACCAGTGTGACGCTCCGCGAGGCGTTTTACGGTCTGGTGGCGGGCTCGTCGCTGGGCCTGGTGCTGGCGGTCGTCTTCCTGCACGTGGTACCGCTCAGCAAGGGACTGATGCCCTGGCTGGTCGCGTCACAGACGGTTCCCCTGGTGGCGATCGCACCGATGATCGTGATCTGGGGTGGGAAGGCCGGCGCGCCGCCCTGGGTGGCGGTGACCGGTATCGCCGCCTACCTCGCGTTCTTCCCGGTAACCATCAACGCCCTACGAGGCATGAAGTCACCGCCGAAGGTCCAGTTGGAGTTCATGCGCAGCGTAGGCGCGGGCCGCTGGCAGGTGCTGGGGTGGCTGCGGATCCCGGCAGCACTGCCCTTCGTGTTCGCCGGACTCCGGCTGGCCGCCACCGCGAGCGTGGTGGGCGCGATCGTGGGCGAGCTTTCCGCAGGCACCGGCCGGGGCATCGGCCGGGCGATCCTCACCTTCGCCTACTACTACTCGAACGGGCCGGAGAAGTTGTACGCGGCCGTCCTGGTTGCGGCGGCGGCCGGCATCGTGTTCGTGCAGTCCCTGGCACTCATCGAGCGCGTGGCGCTCCGGCACCGGCACACCCGGTGA